A region from the Euwallacea similis isolate ESF13 chromosome 23, ESF131.1, whole genome shotgun sequence genome encodes:
- the SF2 gene encoding serine/arginine-rich splicing factor 1A, protein MSGGRNDCRIYVGNLPPDIRTKDIQDLFYKFGKVTFVDLKNRRGPPFAFVEFEDPRDAEDAVHARDGYDYDGYRLRVEFPRGGSGGGRGGGSSSGGGFRGGSRGRGNRGPPARRSQYRVLVTGLPPSGSWQDLKDHMREAGDVCFADAFKDGSGVVEFLRYEDMKYAIKKLDDSRFRSHEGEVAYIRVKEDRGGSDSRRSGGRSRSRSFSPRRRGSPTYSPVKRSYSRSRSRS, encoded by the exons atgTCTGGAGGAAGAAACGACTGCAGAATATATGTTGGAAATTTACCTCCAGATATCCGCACTAAAGACATTCAAGacttattttacaaatttggtAAAGTAACATTCGTAGATCTGAAAAACCGGCGTGGACCCCCCTTTGCCTTCGTAGAATTTGAAGATCCTAG AGATGCTGAAGATGCAGTACATGCCAGAGATGGCTATGACTATGATGGTTATCGCTTGCGGGTTGAGTTCCCCAGAGGAGGAAGTGGTGGAGGCCGTGGGGGTGGCAGCAGCAGTGGTGGTGGTTTTCGAGGAGGCAGCCGCGGTCGGGGAAACCGAGGCCCACCAGCCCGACGAAGTCAATACCGTGTCTTAGTTACAGGACTACCTCCCAGTGGTTCTTGGCAAGATTTGAAG GATCACATGCGTGAAGCTGGAGATGTATGTTTTGCTGATGCATTTAAGGATGGCTCAGGAGTAGTGGAATTCTTGAGATATGAGGATATGAAGTATGCTATCAAGAAACTGGATGATTCCAGATTTAGGTCTCATGAG GGTGAAGTAGCGTACATCCGTGTGAAGGAAGACAGAGGAGGCAGCGATAGCCGCCGTTCCGGAGGACGATCGAGGTCGCGCTCTTTCTCTCCACGCCGACGAGGCTCTCCAACCTACAGTCCGGTCAAAAGGAGCTATTCCAGGAGCAGATCTCGCTCTTAA
- the Fibp gene encoding acidic fibroblast growth factor intracellular-binding protein isoform X1, producing MTEVDVFISNYTLVDPEIYQLWIEGYTASEAVAILDKKGLGKQTGATLELIASDVLDHYRTYSLLEKLLNNPYKLKEQSAFQIEPETRLLLIEKYYEFDDDVVRELLGKKLSSKNRKDLDEVSDKTGKPLKSCRRQFDNIKRVYKTVEEIPGSIIENIRKSFYVSEELAKQYACIVFLSSIRFETSKKKLSTMQFSAWKKCCEAIMTHWTYKLIGPEYYDTEMDKEFLLELRELKVLVDREKEHKQLVCVNLKPKLLQKSFTELDANFRKYTAAILTLASTLHRSRDMKNLFVEFSQILDLFKTGNWTTHDLQQFFNAYNSCALELDVIRNDPTLKNSWEKYMKVVGVCMVVMYAAP from the exons ATGACTGAAGTAGACGTTTTTATAAGCAATTATACATTGGTTGATCCAGAAATTTACCAACTATGGATAGAAGGATACACAG CTAGTGAAGCCGTAGCCATCTTAGACAAAAAAGGTTTAGGTAAACAAACTGGAGCCACTCTAGAGCTTATTGCCAGCGATGTGTTGGACCATTATCGTACTTATTCCTTACTAGAGAAACTGTTAAATAATCCTTACAAGCTAAAAGAACAATCAGCTTTTCAAATTGAACCTGAAACCAGGTTGTTGCTTATTGAAAAGTATTATGAATTTGATGATGATGTGGTTAGAGAGTTGTTGGGAAAGAAATTGAGTTCTAAAAATCGGAAAGATTTGGATGAAGTGTCTGATAAAACTGGGAAACCTCTAAAATCTTGCAG GAGACAATTTGACAATATCAAAAGAGTATATAAAACAGTAGAGGAAATCCCTGGATCGATTATAGAAAACAttagaaaatcattttatgtTTCTGAAGAATTAGCCAAACAATATGCATGTATAGTATTCCTATCCTCCATTAGAtttgaaacttcaaaaaag AAACTGAGCACAATGCAGTTCTCCGCCTGGAAAAAATGTTGTGAAGCCATAATGACTCACTGGACATATAAGCTTATTGGTCCTGAGTACTATGATACTGAAATGGACAAAGAATTTTTGCTGGAATTGCGAGAATTAAAGGTTTTAGTGGACAGAGAGAAAGAACACAAGCA ATTGGTGTGCGTTAACTTAAAACCAAAGCTGCTGCAGAAAAGTTTTACAGAACTGGACGCGAATTTTCGAAAGTATACAGCAGCAATTTTAACTTTAGCTTCGACTCTTCATCGGTCCAGAGACATGAAAAACCTGTTTGTGGAGTTTTCTCAgatattagatttatttaagaCTGGGAATTGGACCACCCATGATCTGCAGCAGTTTTTCAATGCCTATAATTCCTGTGCGTTGGAGCTTGATGTAATTAG aaatgaCCCAACCCTAAAGAATTCTTgggaaaaatatatgaaagtTGTAGGAGTGTGTATGGTAGTAATGTATGCTGCACCTTAA
- the Fibp gene encoding acidic fibroblast growth factor intracellular-binding protein isoform X2 gives MDRRIHSEAVAILDKKGLGKQTGATLELIASDVLDHYRTYSLLEKLLNNPYKLKEQSAFQIEPETRLLLIEKYYEFDDDVVRELLGKKLSSKNRKDLDEVSDKTGKPLKSCRRQFDNIKRVYKTVEEIPGSIIENIRKSFYVSEELAKQYACIVFLSSIRFETSKKKLSTMQFSAWKKCCEAIMTHWTYKLIGPEYYDTEMDKEFLLELRELKVLVDREKEHKQLVCVNLKPKLLQKSFTELDANFRKYTAAILTLASTLHRSRDMKNLFVEFSQILDLFKTGNWTTHDLQQFFNAYNSCALELDVIRNDPTLKNSWEKYMKVVGVCMVVMYAAP, from the exons ATGGATAGAAGGATACACAG TGAAGCCGTAGCCATCTTAGACAAAAAAGGTTTAGGTAAACAAACTGGAGCCACTCTAGAGCTTATTGCCAGCGATGTGTTGGACCATTATCGTACTTATTCCTTACTAGAGAAACTGTTAAATAATCCTTACAAGCTAAAAGAACAATCAGCTTTTCAAATTGAACCTGAAACCAGGTTGTTGCTTATTGAAAAGTATTATGAATTTGATGATGATGTGGTTAGAGAGTTGTTGGGAAAGAAATTGAGTTCTAAAAATCGGAAAGATTTGGATGAAGTGTCTGATAAAACTGGGAAACCTCTAAAATCTTGCAG GAGACAATTTGACAATATCAAAAGAGTATATAAAACAGTAGAGGAAATCCCTGGATCGATTATAGAAAACAttagaaaatcattttatgtTTCTGAAGAATTAGCCAAACAATATGCATGTATAGTATTCCTATCCTCCATTAGAtttgaaacttcaaaaaag AAACTGAGCACAATGCAGTTCTCCGCCTGGAAAAAATGTTGTGAAGCCATAATGACTCACTGGACATATAAGCTTATTGGTCCTGAGTACTATGATACTGAAATGGACAAAGAATTTTTGCTGGAATTGCGAGAATTAAAGGTTTTAGTGGACAGAGAGAAAGAACACAAGCA ATTGGTGTGCGTTAACTTAAAACCAAAGCTGCTGCAGAAAAGTTTTACAGAACTGGACGCGAATTTTCGAAAGTATACAGCAGCAATTTTAACTTTAGCTTCGACTCTTCATCGGTCCAGAGACATGAAAAACCTGTTTGTGGAGTTTTCTCAgatattagatttatttaagaCTGGGAATTGGACCACCCATGATCTGCAGCAGTTTTTCAATGCCTATAATTCCTGTGCGTTGGAGCTTGATGTAATTAG aaatgaCCCAACCCTAAAGAATTCTTgggaaaaatatatgaaagtTGTAGGAGTGTGTATGGTAGTAATGTATGCTGCACCTTAA